Genomic window (bacterium):
AGGTTCTGCGCCAGATACTTGAAGCCCGTGCTGAATCCCGCGCGCAACCCGGCGACCTTCGCGCCGACGCCGCCGCCGAGCAGGCCGACGACCTCGCGCAGCTCGTTGAGGTCCTTGCCCACCTGGCGCAGGGAGCCGGAGAACATGCGCACGTCGTCGGTCACCGTGTTGATGTCGGCCGTGATGCGGTCGAGGTTCGCAAGCGTGGAGCGCAGCTCGCGCATGGTCGGGGCGAGCGACTCCTCGGTGATCTTGAGCACGCCGTTGAGGGTGCGGACGGTCCGCCGCAGCTCGAGCAGCAGCGGGATCAGGAAGAGCGTCCCCACGGCGACGGCGACGGCCAGGACCAAGAGCAGCACGCTGGATGCGGATGTCATGATTGCCCCCGATGCGTTTACCCCAATCTAGCACCCGCCCTCGGAGGGGTCAAGGTCGCCGAACACCGGGGTGACCGGCCCGCTCACCGGCCCGCCGCGCTCGCAGCGGTTGCGGCCGAGCGACTTCGCGCGGTAGAGCGCGCTGTCCGCGGCGGCGACGATGTCGTCGACCCGCAGCGCGGGCACCTCCGGCCAGGAGGCGGCGCCGATGCTCACCGTCAGGCCGGGGGGGGCGTCCGCGGCGTCGGCGCCGGGGAGCTTGAAGGTCAGGGCCGCCATGCGGCTGCGGACGCGCTCGGCGACGACGAGCGCCTCAGCGGCGTCCGTCTCCGGCAGCAGCGTCACGAACTCCTCTCCGCCGTAGCGGCCGGCGCAGTCGTACGCGCGGATGGCC
Coding sequences:
- a CDS encoding DUF948 domain-containing protein, with the translated sequence MTSASSVLLLVLAVAVAVGTLFLIPLLLELRRTVRTLNGVLKITEESLAPTMRELRSTLANLDRITADINTVTDDVRMFSGSLRQVGKDLNELREVVGLLGGGVGAKVAGLRAGFSTGFKYLAQNLLKKGGTP